GGCCATCACGGCATAGGCCGAGACCATACGCATGACGGTGGTCTCGCCCGCGCCCAGCGCCATCGGCAGATAAGGCGCCAGCTTGTCGTAGACACCGAAGCGCTCGGCATATTCGGCGACCGTCTTCATGCCCATGTCGTTGGCAAGGCGCACAGTCATCAGGTTGCGCGAGCGCTCGATGCCGGCGCGCAGGGTCGAGGGACCGGCAGCCTTGCCGTCATAGTTCTTCGGCGTCCAGGTGGTGTTGCCCGACTGAATGGTGATCGGGCCGTCCATGATCACCGAGGCCGGCGTGTAGCCGTTGTCGAGTGCTGCCGCATAAACGAATGGCTTGAAGGCCGAACCTGGCTGGCGCATCGCCTGGGTCGCGCGGTTGAACTCGGACTGCGAATAGGAGAAGCCGCCGACCATGGCTAGCACGCGGCCGGTGTGCGGATCCATGGCGACGAGGCCGCCCGACACTTCAGGCACCTGGCGCAGCGCATAGCTGTCGCCTTCGTTCTTCTCGACATAGATCACGTCGCCGGATTTCAGCACTTCGGACGGAGAATTGGCCTTCACGCGCTTGCCGTCGGCGACATAGCGCATGGCAAAGCTCATGTCGTCCTTCGACACTGTGCTCGTCTCGCGGTCCTTGGACAGCGCGCCGGAAATCTCGCGCTTAGGCTGAAGGCCGATCTCGAGGCCGGTCTTGGAGCTGTCGAGCACGACGGCGAGACGCCATTCGGGAATGTCGTCCAGCGCCTTGACCTCGCCGAGCGCCGTGCCCCAGTCGCCCGAGATGTCGATGTTCTTGACCGGGCCGCGATAGCCGCGCAGGCGATCGTACTTCTCCAGGCCCGACTGCATGGCCTTTCGCGCCATGGCCTGAAGCTTCGGGTCGAGCGTGGTGCGGACCGACAGGCCGCCCTCGTAAAGCGCGTCCTGGCCATAGCGTGCGATCAGTTCGCGGCGCACTTCTTCGGTGAAGTACTCACCCGCGAACACATAGGTGCCGGTGCGGCGCGGAGTCACGCCGAGCGGCGAGGCCTTGGCCTTGTCGCCTTCATCGCGCGACACATAGCCATTGGTGACCATCTGGTCGATCACCCAGTTGCGACGCTCTATGGCACGATCGGCATATTTGAACGGGTGATAGTTCGACGGGCCTTTCGGCAGCGCGGCGAGATAGGCAGCTTCAGCGACGGTCAGTTCGTTGACCGATTTGTCGAAATAGGTCAGCGCGGCACCGGCAATGCCATAGGCGCCGAGGCCGAAGAAGATCTCGTTGACGTAGAGTTCGAGGATGCGGTCCTTCGAGTAGGCCTGCTCGATGCGGAAGGCCAGAACCATTTCCTTGATCTTGCGCTCATAGGTCTGGTCGGAGCTCAGAAGGAAGTTCTTGGCGACCTGCTGGGTGATGGTCGACGCACCGACCTGCCGGCGGCCGGAACCGAAATTCTGGAAGTTGGTCAGCACGGCGCGGCCGAGGCCGGTCACGTCGATGCCGGGGTGATTGTAGAAGTTCTTATCTTCGGCCGACAGAAAGGCTGCCTTGACGCGATCGGGCACGGCCTGGATCGGCAGATAGAGCCGGCGCTCGCGTGCGAATTCGCCCATCAGCGCGCCGTCGGAAGCGTGGACACGCGTCGTCACCGGCGGCTCGTATTTGGCAAGCACCTCGTAGTCGGGGAGTTCCTTGGTCAGCTGGCCGAGATAGAGCGCCACGCCAGCCGCGACAACGAGCGCAAGCGTCGTGCCGATGCCGAAGAAATAGCCGATAAGACGAATCATGCCCGCTCCAGTACAACGTCCGGGGATTCCCTAAACCAACCCGCCATCATCGCAAGCTGCAGGTATTGTCCCGGTCCGCAATCGGCCACCCATGTCGCGCGCTTGTGGACAAAATACGGCAACAGCCCGCCAGCGCCAAAGATTCTGACCTAAAACACCACAAATGCCCGTTCCGTGACCCGCCGGCAATGCCATCTGCAGGCCAGAGCAATCCCGTCTCAGCCGCCGGTAGCGCCCCTTTCGGCAACAAAGGCTGCGACGGCCTTGGAAATGCTCGCCGCCGCCTTCTCGCGCCAATCGGCACTGCGAAGCTGCTCTTCGTCCTGAGGATTGGAGAGATAGCCGAGTTCGACCAGGACCGACGGCACATCAGGCGCCTTGAGTACCCGGAAGCCGGCCGAACGATGCGGGTTGTTGATCATGCCGACAGTCGGCGACAGCTCGCCGACCAGCGAGCGCGCGAAACGGGTCGAAAAGCCGTGCGTCTCGCGCCGGATCAGATCGACAAGAATGTCAGAGACCGCATGGTCTTCTTCGGCGACATCGACACCGGCCAGCTGATCGGAAAGATTTTCACGATCGGCCAGTGCCTGCGCATCGGCATCTGAAGCCTTGTCCGACACGGTGTAGACGGTAGCACCACGGATACCTTTGAGCCTGATCGTATCGGCATGAATCGAAATGAACAGGTCGGCTTCCTGCTGGCGGGCGATGCGGACACGGTCGTCCAGGCGGAGAAACTCATCGCCCTCGCGAGTCAGGACGACCTTGTAGGCGTTGTTGGACGCAAGCTTTGCCTGCAACTCCTTGGCGAAGGCCAGCGTCACGGTCTTTTCGACCGTGCCGTTCAGACCTTCGGCGCCACCGTCGATGCCGCCATGACCTGGATCGAGCACGATCGTGAACGGGCGGTCGCCGCGATGTGCGATCTTGCCGAGCCTGTCGGTCTTGGGCGTCGTCGAGCCGGTCGTCTCTGCCTGAATGGCGAGCGCCGCATCGAACTCACGCTCGGAGGCAGCGGCAATGTCGGCGACAAGGCGATAACCGGACCCGTCTTCATTTTTCAGGATATCGACCTTCTCGACGTTGAACGGCCCCTTCGACGTCACGATCAGCCGCGACGCCCCCTCGCCCGATGGGCCATAACGTACGCTCTTGATCAGGCCGCGCGGCTTGAGGTCCTTGGCGTCGATCGCAAGGGTGGCGTCAGGCAGATCTACGACAAGACGATGCGGGCTGCGCAGCAGGAACCACTTCGGCTCGGGTTCGCGATCGAAATTCATGACGATGCGCATATGAGTCGCGTCGCCTGCCATCTTGTAGTCGATCGTCCTGATCGTCTCGGCGGCGCGAACCGGCTGGCAATCGATGCCGACAAGGACCGTGAGGAACGCCAAGAGCGCGAACACCGCACGGCGTACCGCGCCGCCGGGCTGGATGCTCCCAAACGGGAAGCTCTTGCCAGTCAATACCGCAGCCCACATCTCAGTCTTGCCGCTCCAAAAAGCAGGCGTGCAGTCATTGCACGCCGCTACCAATCGCAGGCCGAATACGCGGCCCCCTCGATTAACGAGTGGTAACCAGAGAAGGTTAACCGAGTCTTTGTCGGAATACTCCCCCAAAGCGTTGTCGCGCCCGCCTTTGCCGGCGTCGGAAATCGGGGTTGCGCTCAACCTCGCCAAATCATAAAAGCGACATTGGATCACTGCAATCCAGGGCCCGCGCCCTCAGCGCCTTCCGCTAGGGAACCACGCGACGAGCGATGGCCCGCCTCGCTACAGAGACAGTTTCAGTGATCGCGACGAGATTCGCAGGCGCGGCCCGTGGCGGGGTAGCGACTGCGTGAGAAAAACGGCCGGACACTATCTCCGCGCCGGCTCTGTAAGAGCAAAGTAACTGGTCCGGATTCCCGGGCTTAGATTTGAAACAAGGTTCCGCAAGGTCACGCATTGGCCACAGACGCAATCATGGACAGGTCCGCAGGTAACCGCGCCATCACGGCAGCGGGCGGCACCGCCATGGCGTTTTGGCTGCGACCGGCGGGCGCAAAATCATCCGGCACCCACTCATCAGCAAACCCACGGCGGCGGACGAGTTCCCGCAGGCCGCAGCTGACGGCTGCCGGGAGGACAAATAATGCCCAACAAGATGCTGATAGACGCCTCCCACCCGGAGGAAACACGAGTTGTCGTAGTTCGCGGTAACCGTATTGAAGAATTTGATTTCGAATCACAGGACAAGAAGCAGCTCAAAGGAAACATCTACCTCGCCCGCGTAACGCGGGTTGAGCCGTCTCTTCAGGCTGCCTTTGTCGAGTATGGCGGGAACCGTCACGGCTTCCTCGCCTTCAGCGAAATCCATCCCGATTATTACCAGATCCCGGTCGCCGATCGGCAGGCGCTGCTGCGCGCCGAAGCGGAAGAAGCCGAGGACGAAGAAGACGAAGACAACGACGGCGACGACAGCAAGAGCCAGGATCGCAACCGTGGCCGCCGCAGGCGGCGCGGCGGCAAGAACCGTGGCCGCAACGACGAGAACAAGCCCGAGGGTGCGAGCGACGACGACAATGCGTCCTCCGAGGATGACGGCGAATCGAGTGCCGCAAGCGACGCTTCCGATGCCAATGCCGATGCTTCCGCTGTCGATGAAGGCAATGGTGGTTCCGACGAGCGCGAGCCGACGTCGATCGCCGCATCGGTCGATGCCGACGTCGTGTCCGAACGGGCACCTAAGCCGACGGTCATCGAAAACGACAACGGCGGCGTGATCGAGGAAGTGCATTCGACCCACCACGACGACCACGAGATCGAGTCGGTCGGCGCCGAAGACGCGCTCGAAGAGGTGCGCAACCGCCGCAAGCCCGTTCGCCGCCACTACAAGATCCAGGAAGTCATCAAGCGCCGCCAGATTCTCCTGGTCCAGGTGGTCAAGGAAGAGCGCGGCAACAAGGGCGCTGCTCTTACCACCTATCTGTCGCTCGCCGGCCGCTATTCGGTGCTGATGCCCAATACGGCGCGCGGCGGCGGCATTTCGCGCAAGATCACCAATGCCCAGGACCGCAAGCGCCTGAAGGAAGTCGTTGCCGATCTGGAAGTGCCGAAGGGCATGGGCGTCATCCTGCGCACCGCAGGTGAGAGCCGTACCAAGGCCGAGATCAAGCGCGACTACGAGTATCTGATGCGCCTGTGGGAGAACGTCCGCAGCCTGACGCTGCAGTCGACGGCTCCAGCCTTGGTCTATGAGGAAGGCAGCCTGATCAAGCGATCGGTGCGCGACCTCTACAACAAGGACATCGACGAGGTTCTCGTCGCTGGCGAAGACGGCTACCGCGAAGCCAAGGACTTCATGCGCATGCTGATGCCCAGCCATGCCAAGGTGGTCCAGCCTTACCGCGACATCACACCAATTTTCGTGCGCAGCGGCATCGAATCGCAGCTCGAGCGCATGGTCCAGCCGCAGGTGACGCTGAAGTCGGGCGGTTACATCATCATCAACCAGACCGAAGCGCTGGTGGCCATCGACGTCAACTCCGGGCGCTCCACCAAGGAGCATTCGATCGAGGAGACGGCACTACACACCAACCTTGAAGCCGCCGAGGAAGTCGCTCGCCAGCTCAGGCTACGCGACCTCGCCGGCCTGATCGTCATCGACTTCATCGACATGGAGGAGAACCGCAACAACCGTGCGGTCGAAAAGAAGCTCAAGGATTGCCTGAAGAACGACCGCGCCCGCATCCAGGTCGGCCGTATCTCGCATTTCGGCCTGATGGAGATGTCGCGCCAGCGCATCCGCGCCAGCGTGCTCGAATCGACGATGAAGCCCTGCCCGCATTGCGGCGGCACCGGCCATGTCCGTTCGGACTCCTCGGTGGCACTCCAGGTCGTGCGCGCCATCGAAGAGTTCCTGCTCAAGGACTCGCGCAGCCACATCACCGTCAAGACGCCGGTGGCGACCGCGCTCTACGTGCTCAACCACAAGCGCTCAACGCTGGTCGATCTCGAAAACCGCTTCGGGGTGACGATCACGCTCGAGGCCGACGACAGCGTCGGCTCGCAGAACCATGCCATCTTCCGCGGCGCCATTGCCGAGAAGCCGGCGAACTTCGCCCTGCCCGTCGCGGCTCCGGCCTATGAAGAGCCTGAGGAAATCGAAGACGAGATCGTCGAAGAGGAAGAAGAGGCGGTCGTTGTAGAGGCACAGCCTGCGCGTGCGCCACAGCCGGCTGCTGCAGCCGAAGGCGGTGAGCAGCATGACCGCAAGCGCCGCAAGCGCCGGCGCCGCCGTGGCGGCCGCGATCGTGACCGCGAGCACGGCGCTCCGCAGGAAGGTGCCGTCGTCGCCGGCGAGGCCAACGAAGCCGAAGATGGCGAAGAGGACGTCGCCGCTGAAGCCGTTGTTTCCGAGGAAGCCGGTGAAATCGCAGCCGTCGACGCGACCGCGGCCGAAGATGCCGCAGCCAAGAAGCGGCGTCGCGGCAAGCGGGGCGGCAAGCGCAACCGCAAGGAAGACGAAGAGCAGTCGGCTGAAGGCAGCGAACAGGTCGCAGCCGACGACACTGCCGTCGCCGAGACCGCTGCAAGCGAGGTCGTGACCACTGATGTGGTGACGGTCGAAGTGGACGCCGACGAGCCGGAAGCTGTCGTCGAAGCCAAGCCGAAGAAGGCGCTGCGCCGTTCGGCCAAGGCCAAGAAGGCAGAGGCCGAAGCTGAAGCAGTTGCAGAGGCTCCCGCCGCCGAGGTTGTTGCCGAGGCCGCTGCACCTGAAGCCGAAGCCAAGCCCGGCAAGAAGGCGGCAAAACCGCGTGCGCCACGCCGCAAGGCCGCCGCCGCTCCGGCCGAGGACGACGTCGTTTCCGAAGCCCCGGCCGCAACTCCGGTCGCGCCTGAAACACCGGTGGTCACTTCGGTTGTTGAGGCCGAAGAAGCTGCATCCGGCGATGCCAAGCCGAAAAAAGGCGGTTGGTGGCAGCGCAAGGGCTTTTTCTAAGCTTCCATTTCTCTGATCTAAAAGACCCCGATCAGCATTCGCCGGTCGGGGTCTTCAATTTGTGAGATTATTTTGCTTGCCGTCCGAACCCATTTGCACCGATATACGGCTCGGCAAATGGTTAGACTCATAGTTTGCTTTTAATACTGCCCGGAGAGACGGCCGATGACGAGTGATAGCAAGATCGACATCCTAGGACTGACTGCCCATATCGTCAGCGCCTATGTAGAGAACAACAAGGTTCCTGCAACTGGCCTGCCAGAGTTGATCGCCAGCATCAACGCGTCGATCCTGTCGCTCGACCAGCCGGCCGAAGAGCCAGCCGAAGCCCAGCAGCCAGCGGTGAACCCGAAGCGCTCAGTCCATCCTGACTACATCGTCTGCCTGGAGGACGGGAAGAAGTTCAAGTCTTTGAAGCGCCATCTCTCGGTGCATTTCGGCCTGACGCCTGAGGAATACCGCGCCAAATGGGGCCTGCCGGCCGATTATCCGATGGTTGCGCCGAACTATGCCGCGGCGCGCTCGCAACTGGCCAAGTCGCTCGGCCTCGGCCGCAAGGCTGGTGCTGCGTCGTCGAAGACAGTGGCTGCACCGGCCAAGACACGCGGCCGCGCCAAGAAGGCATAATTTCTGGAAATTCAGGAACGCGCTTCGGGCTCTCCCGGGGCGCGTTTTTTGCTACGCGGCGACAACATCCGCCGAGAAGCGCAGTTCTCGCATCGGACGCACGCGTTGCGTCGTCCGATCATAAAGCGGATGGGCCTTGTAAGCGGCAAGCGCAGCCTGATCGGCGAACTCGGCATAGACGACGATGTCGATCTCGTCGGAGTACCAGTCGACCTTGGTGTTGACAGTCACTTCGAAGACCGTCGCGTGCGGAATATTGCCAAGCGCCGACAATTCCTCACGGATCATCTCGACGTCCTGTTTCTGCCGCGCACTGAAAAACACGATGTGCCGGATCAAGCCGCGACTCCTTCTGCTGCCTTCGCTGGCGCCTTTTGGGTCGGCTTTTGGCCGGCGTCAATCGGGCAAAACGCAGCAGCGCGGATGGCGCGGCAGATCCGTCAGTCCGTGACCATCCTGACGATGCGATGCACTTCGCGTACAGCTTTGGCAGTGGCATCGCCGTGGTTGTACAGAATGTCCCAGATGAGGAACAAGGCGACGCACATTATCGCGATGACGTAGCGAATTTGATGCCCTCCCGGGGTGGCGCTGAAATCCGGGAAACGATGCGCGCCACAGCTTCACCCTAGACCATTAGCAATATCTAATAACAAAGAAAATCAAAGCGACAACCGGATTGCATTCGGCCAATTCTCAGGACCACGTCTGGCATATCAGCGCTTGCCAGATGTCACTTGAAGTTCGAGATTTTGACGGTGAAGATCACGGCAGATTCACCGCAGCGCGCGGAATGCTTGGCGTCTCCGAGCCAAGTCGATCGCGAACTGACCGGAGATGCGTTCGGCGGCGCGTATCCGACCAGACAAATGCAGCGGTGCACAAGCTTGGAGCAACAGGCCCGACACGCCGTACCGGGCAGCAAAATTGGGACGTCGAGATGGCCCCGCGGAACTCGGATGGTTTCACGAATCACGGCGTGACGAAGCTTCACGAAGGCAACGTCGCGGATATTGCCCGAGGTTTGCCTGCACGCGTGCGCATGGCGCTGTCGGCGGCGCTGCACCTGCCTCGCGGTTCGCTGAAGGTGAAGATGCCGGACGGACGCAGCATCCTGGTTGGCGGCAAGGCGCCGGGACCAGAGGCAGAGATTGTTCTTCACAATTGGAAACTGCCTTCGCGCGCTTTCAGCGGCGGAACCATCGGCGTCGCGGAATCCTACATCGATGGCGACTGGGACAGTCCTGACGTCACCAGCTTCCTTGAACTGTTCGTGGTCAATAGCGAAGCCGGCGAAGGTGTTGCCGGGGGTGCCAACTGGCTGCTTTCCACCATCCAGCGCATTCGTCACTGGCTCAACGACAATACCCGTACCGGCTCCAAGCGCAACATTTCCGCCCATTATGACCTCGGCAATGCCTTCTACAGCCAGTGGCTCGATCCGAGCATGACCTACTCGTCAGGGCTTTATGCAACCGGCGCCAACGACCTCGCCGGCGCGCAGACCGAAAAGTACCGGGCGTTGGCACGCGACACCGGCATCGGACCGAACGATCATGTGCTGGAGATCGGCTGCGGCTGGGGCGGCTTTGCCGAGTTTGCGGCGCGCGAGATCGGCTGCAAGGTGACCGGACTGACGATCAGCCGCGAGCAGTTCGATTTCGCCCAGAAACGCATCCACAATGCCGGGCTTTCCGACAAGGTCGAGCTCAAGTTGCAGGATTATCGCGACGAGACCGGCCGCTACGATCGCATCGCCTCGATCGAGATGTTCGAGGCTGTGGGCGAAAAATACTGGCCGGCGTTCTTTGCCAAGATGAAGCAGTGCCTGCCGTCGGGCGGCACTGCGGGCCTGCAGATCATCACCATCAACGAGGCGGCCTATCCCGTCTACCGCAAGCGGCCCGACTTCATCCAACGCTACGTCTTTCCCGGCGGCATGTTGCCGACGCCGACGCTGCTCAAGTCACTCGGCGCAGACCATGGCCTGGACTATCTGCGCGAGCGAGTCTTTCCGCAGGACTACGCCCGGACGCTGGCCGAGTGGCGAACGCGTTTCTGGTCGTCCTGGGAGCGTATCGTGCCGCTCGGCTTCGACGACCGCTTCAAAAAGCTCTGGGAGTTCTATCTCCATTATTGCGAAGCCGGCTTCCGCGCCGAATATATCGACGTCAGGCAGGTTGTATATAAGGCCTGATAATCTCGATTCACAATGATGCAGACCTGCCGGACACTGGAGGTCGGCGGACCATAACTTATTGTTGCTTGTTTTGTGCCGCTAAAAAGCCGAACCGTTGCTGAATCTGGCTCCGCACACAGCGTCGGAGCGAATCAAGTCATGCGCAAACGCAGCCTTTTTCTTCTTTCAACGCTCGCCCTTGCCGGAGCAGTCTACATCAACAACGCGTCGTTGCTTTCCAACCGTCCTGGCGGCAAGCCGGTCGTCCTTGCCCATCGCGGGCTGGCGCAGGAATACGACCGCACCGGGCTGACCGGTGAGACCTGCACCGCCGGGCGCATGCTTCCAGCACGGCACGATTATCTCGAAAACACGATACGCTCGATGGACGCCGCCTTCGCGCGCGGCGCCGACGTGCTGGAACTCGATGTGCATGCCACCACCGACGGCAAGTTCGCGGTATTCCACGACTGGACGGTGG
The nucleotide sequence above comes from Aminobacter aminovorans. Encoded proteins:
- a CDS encoding penicillin-binding protein 1A, with product MIRLIGYFFGIGTTLALVVAAGVALYLGQLTKELPDYEVLAKYEPPVTTRVHASDGALMGEFARERRLYLPIQAVPDRVKAAFLSAEDKNFYNHPGIDVTGLGRAVLTNFQNFGSGRRQVGASTITQQVAKNFLLSSDQTYERKIKEMVLAFRIEQAYSKDRILELYVNEIFFGLGAYGIAGAALTYFDKSVNELTVAEAAYLAALPKGPSNYHPFKYADRAIERRNWVIDQMVTNGYVSRDEGDKAKASPLGVTPRRTGTYVFAGEYFTEEVRRELIARYGQDALYEGGLSVRTTLDPKLQAMARKAMQSGLEKYDRLRGYRGPVKNIDISGDWGTALGEVKALDDIPEWRLAVVLDSSKTGLEIGLQPKREISGALSKDRETSTVSKDDMSFAMRYVADGKRVKANSPSEVLKSGDVIYVEKNEGDSYALRQVPEVSGGLVAMDPHTGRVLAMVGGFSYSQSEFNRATQAMRQPGSAFKPFVYAAALDNGYTPASVIMDGPITIQSGNTTWTPKNYDGKAAGPSTLRAGIERSRNLMTVRLANDMGMKTVAEYAERFGVYDKLAPYLPMALGAGETTVMRMVSAYAVMANGGRQIKPSLIDRIQDRYGKTVFKHDERGCEGCVATEWANQPEPELVDNSEQVLDPMTAYQITSMLEGVVLRGTATTLLSLNRPIAGKTGTTNDEKDAWFVGYTPNLVVGLYMGYDKPQGLGKGTTGGGLAAPVFKDFMTVALEGTPKSDFVVPAGMKLISIDRKTGMQAAEGAPGTIMEAFKPGTGPADSYWVIGMGEDGTNGYGEALSPQASKAISEGGGGLY
- a CDS encoding N-acetylmuramoyl-L-alanine amidase codes for the protein MWAAVLTGKSFPFGSIQPGGAVRRAVFALLAFLTVLVGIDCQPVRAAETIRTIDYKMAGDATHMRIVMNFDREPEPKWFLLRSPHRLVVDLPDATLAIDAKDLKPRGLIKSVRYGPSGEGASRLIVTSKGPFNVEKVDILKNEDGSGYRLVADIAAASEREFDAALAIQAETTGSTTPKTDRLGKIAHRGDRPFTIVLDPGHGGIDGGAEGLNGTVEKTVTLAFAKELQAKLASNNAYKVVLTREGDEFLRLDDRVRIARQQEADLFISIHADTIRLKGIRGATVYTVSDKASDADAQALADRENLSDQLAGVDVAEEDHAVSDILVDLIRRETHGFSTRFARSLVGELSPTVGMINNPHRSAGFRVLKAPDVPSVLVELGYLSNPQDEEQLRSADWREKAAASISKAVAAFVAERGATGG
- a CDS encoding Rne/Rng family ribonuclease; the protein is MPNKMLIDASHPEETRVVVVRGNRIEEFDFESQDKKQLKGNIYLARVTRVEPSLQAAFVEYGGNRHGFLAFSEIHPDYYQIPVADRQALLRAEAEEAEDEEDEDNDGDDSKSQDRNRGRRRRRGGKNRGRNDENKPEGASDDDNASSEDDGESSAASDASDANADASAVDEGNGGSDEREPTSIAASVDADVVSERAPKPTVIENDNGGVIEEVHSTHHDDHEIESVGAEDALEEVRNRRKPVRRHYKIQEVIKRRQILLVQVVKEERGNKGAALTTYLSLAGRYSVLMPNTARGGGISRKITNAQDRKRLKEVVADLEVPKGMGVILRTAGESRTKAEIKRDYEYLMRLWENVRSLTLQSTAPALVYEEGSLIKRSVRDLYNKDIDEVLVAGEDGYREAKDFMRMLMPSHAKVVQPYRDITPIFVRSGIESQLERMVQPQVTLKSGGYIIINQTEALVAIDVNSGRSTKEHSIEETALHTNLEAAEEVARQLRLRDLAGLIVIDFIDMEENRNNRAVEKKLKDCLKNDRARIQVGRISHFGLMEMSRQRIRASVLESTMKPCPHCGGTGHVRSDSSVALQVVRAIEEFLLKDSRSHITVKTPVATALYVLNHKRSTLVDLENRFGVTITLEADDSVGSQNHAIFRGAIAEKPANFALPVAAPAYEEPEEIEDEIVEEEEEAVVVEAQPARAPQPAAAAEGGEQHDRKRRKRRRRRGGRDRDREHGAPQEGAVVAGEANEAEDGEEDVAAEAVVSEEAGEIAAVDATAAEDAAAKKRRRGKRGGKRNRKEDEEQSAEGSEQVAADDTAVAETAASEVVTTDVVTVEVDADEPEAVVEAKPKKALRRSAKAKKAEAEAEAVAEAPAAEVVAEAAAPEAEAKPGKKAAKPRAPRRKAAAAPAEDDVVSEAPAATPVAPETPVVTSVVEAEEAASGDAKPKKGGWWQRKGFF
- a CDS encoding MucR family transcriptional regulator yields the protein MTSDSKIDILGLTAHIVSAYVENNKVPATGLPELIASINASILSLDQPAEEPAEAQQPAVNPKRSVHPDYIVCLEDGKKFKSLKRHLSVHFGLTPEEYRAKWGLPADYPMVAPNYAAARSQLAKSLGLGRKAGAASSKTVAAPAKTRGRAKKA
- a CDS encoding Dabb family protein; translation: MIRHIVFFSARQKQDVEMIREELSALGNIPHATVFEVTVNTKVDWYSDEIDIVVYAEFADQAALAAYKAHPLYDRTTQRVRPMRELRFSADVVAA
- a CDS encoding SAM-dependent methyltransferase, with product MAPRNSDGFTNHGVTKLHEGNVADIARGLPARVRMALSAALHLPRGSLKVKMPDGRSILVGGKAPGPEAEIVLHNWKLPSRAFSGGTIGVAESYIDGDWDSPDVTSFLELFVVNSEAGEGVAGGANWLLSTIQRIRHWLNDNTRTGSKRNISAHYDLGNAFYSQWLDPSMTYSSGLYATGANDLAGAQTEKYRALARDTGIGPNDHVLEIGCGWGGFAEFAAREIGCKVTGLTISREQFDFAQKRIHNAGLSDKVELKLQDYRDETGRYDRIASIEMFEAVGEKYWPAFFAKMKQCLPSGGTAGLQIITINEAAYPVYRKRPDFIQRYVFPGGMLPTPTLLKSLGADHGLDYLRERVFPQDYARTLAEWRTRFWSSWERIVPLGFDDRFKKLWEFYLHYCEAGFRAEYIDVRQVVYKA